The following coding sequences lie in one Sinorhizobium fredii USDA 257 genomic window:
- a CDS encoding NAD-dependent epimerase/dehydratase family protein: protein MPDETKRPTVLITGSSGFLGQAIARGLKDGYRVIGLDVAAPKGSSDRLETIEIDLTSDESVTKAVEEVGKRSGGQVASVIHLAAYYDTTGKGDPKYDAVNVQGTRRLLAALKGLETEQFIFSSTLLVHAPSPEKGVRINENSPLEPSWVYPQSKAKTEAVIDKERGQIKTVILRLAGVYDEDCRAAFIAQQIARIFERLPTAYLFTGDLEAGQPYLHKDDLVEAFVRTVDRRAELPDESVMLVGEEETPSYGDLQKRIGRLLHGEDWRTFVLPKGLAKTGSWMQTEVLDQESDIKPWMVENSDDHFEIDISRARSLIGWEPKHSLTRTLPEMIRRLQDDPTDWYEKNKLEPSTVAASEPEIEQAKRRLEAPLERSNRQVEAAVERQRLRTLWAPMVNVALGLWLVASPLTLGLFDPVAAPIPPALGHEIAAADIRNARLGMSEIASGLLVVLFAFLGMYRRWAWTQWITAALGVWIMLAPLIFWTTSAAAYAIDTLAGLLIPVFAVMIPPTPGISRRALAADDDRPLGWSYSPSAFTQRIPIVALAFVGLFVSRYLAAYQMGHIDGLWDPFFGPGGAAVGNGSEAVVTSWVSKGFPIADAGFGAFAYALDILAGAIGDRRRWRTMPWMVLLFGLLIIPLGVVSVSFIIIQPPLIGALCTLCIIQAAVTVVLIPYSIDEVLAAVQYLWRATKAGEPFWRTFWRGGPALSENQSPEPDLERPASELIKEFITGGVNFPWTLVASVVLGAVLMTTPLIFGSAPPLYYSDHVIGCLVIMIAVTAMAEVARPVRFLNVALGAWVAASPFLLSGGGTVASLADVLIGLGLIALSLPRGTRSEEHYGGWDRAIV, encoded by the coding sequence ATGCCGGACGAGACGAAGAGACCAACTGTTCTCATCACTGGCTCGAGTGGTTTCCTCGGGCAGGCGATCGCGCGCGGCCTCAAAGACGGCTACCGCGTCATCGGCTTGGATGTGGCTGCACCGAAAGGCTCGTCGGACCGCCTCGAGACGATCGAGATCGACCTTACCTCCGACGAAAGCGTCACAAAGGCGGTGGAGGAGGTGGGCAAGCGGAGCGGCGGGCAGGTCGCCTCGGTGATCCATCTCGCCGCCTATTACGACACGACCGGCAAGGGCGATCCGAAATATGATGCGGTCAATGTTCAGGGCACGCGTCGGCTGCTCGCTGCACTCAAGGGACTTGAGACCGAGCAGTTCATCTTTTCCAGCACTCTGCTGGTGCATGCGCCGAGCCCTGAGAAGGGCGTGAGGATCAATGAGAACTCGCCGCTCGAGCCTTCCTGGGTCTATCCGCAATCGAAGGCGAAGACCGAAGCGGTGATTGACAAGGAGCGCGGGCAGATCAAGACGGTGATCCTGCGGCTCGCCGGCGTCTATGACGAGGATTGCCGGGCCGCCTTCATCGCCCAGCAGATTGCCCGCATCTTCGAAAGGCTGCCGACCGCCTATCTGTTCACCGGCGATCTCGAGGCGGGACAGCCTTATCTGCACAAGGACGATCTGGTCGAGGCCTTCGTGCGCACCGTCGACCGCCGCGCCGAACTGCCGGACGAAAGCGTGATGCTGGTCGGCGAGGAGGAGACGCCTTCCTATGGGGATCTGCAGAAGCGCATCGGACGGCTTCTCCATGGCGAGGACTGGCGCACCTTTGTCCTGCCAAAGGGCCTGGCCAAGACCGGGTCGTGGATGCAGACGGAGGTGCTCGATCAGGAGAGCGACATAAAACCGTGGATGGTTGAGAATTCCGACGACCATTTCGAGATCGACATTTCCCGCGCCCGCAGCCTGATCGGCTGGGAGCCGAAGCACAGCCTCACCCGGACCCTGCCGGAGATGATCCGGCGCCTCCAGGACGATCCGACCGACTGGTACGAGAAGAACAAGCTCGAACCCTCCACCGTTGCAGCTTCGGAGCCGGAGATCGAGCAGGCCAAAAGACGGCTCGAAGCGCCGCTGGAGCGCAGCAACAGGCAGGTCGAGGCCGCCGTCGAGCGCCAGCGGCTTCGCACCCTCTGGGCGCCAATGGTCAATGTCGCGCTGGGGCTGTGGCTCGTCGCCTCGCCGCTGACGCTCGGCCTTTTCGACCCGGTCGCCGCGCCGATACCGCCTGCCCTCGGGCACGAGATCGCGGCGGCCGACATCCGCAATGCGCGTCTCGGCATGAGCGAGATCGCGTCGGGATTGCTCGTCGTACTGTTTGCATTTCTCGGCATGTACCGCCGCTGGGCCTGGACGCAATGGATCACGGCGGCTCTCGGCGTTTGGATCATGCTTGCGCCGCTCATATTCTGGACGACCAGCGCTGCCGCCTACGCCATCGACACGCTTGCCGGCCTGCTGATCCCGGTGTTCGCCGTGATGATCCCGCCGACGCCCGGCATCAGCAGGCGGGCGCTCGCGGCAGATGACGACCGGCCGCTCGGCTGGAGCTATTCCCCCTCCGCCTTCACGCAACGCATTCCGATCGTGGCGCTCGCCTTTGTCGGCCTGTTCGTCTCGCGCTATCTCGCCGCCTACCAGATGGGGCATATCGATGGCCTCTGGGACCCGTTCTTCGGACCCGGCGGGGCTGCCGTCGGCAATGGCAGCGAAGCGGTAGTGACCTCTTGGGTATCGAAGGGCTTCCCGATCGCCGATGCCGGGTTCGGCGCCTTCGCCTATGCACTCGACATCCTCGCCGGCGCGATCGGCGATCGGCGCCGCTGGCGTACCATGCCGTGGATGGTGCTGCTCTTCGGCCTGCTGATCATTCCGCTCGGCGTAGTCAGCGTCTCCTTCATCATCATCCAGCCGCCGCTGATCGGCGCCCTCTGCACGCTCTGCATCATCCAGGCGGCCGTCACCGTCGTGCTGATCCCCTATTCGATCGACGAGGTGCTGGCAGCCGTCCAGTACCTCTGGCGGGCAACAAAGGCTGGCGAGCCGTTCTGGCGCACCTTCTGGCGGGGCGGCCCAGCCCTTTCGGAAAACCAGTCACCGGAGCCGGATCTCGAGCGGCCGGCTTCCGAACTCATCAAGGAATTCATTACCGGCGGCGTGAACTTCCCGTGGACGCTGGTGGCGAGCGTGGTTCTCGGTGCGGTCCTGATGACGACGCCGCTCATCTTCGGCAGCGCTCCGCCGCTTTATTACAGCGACCATGTGATCGGCTGCCTCGTCATCATGATCGCCGTCACCGCGATGGCGGAGGTCGCCCGACCGGTGCGTTTCCTCAATGTCGCGCTCGGCGCCTGGGTCGCGGCCTCGCCGTTCCTGCTTTCCGGCGGCGGCACAGTTGCAAGCTTAGCGGATGTGCTGATCGGCCTGGGCCTGATTGCCCTCAGCCTGCCGCGCGGGACGCGCAGCGAGGAGCATTATGGCGGCTGGGATCGGGCGATCGTCTGA